In the genome of Caenorhabditis elegans chromosome IV, the window GCAGGTGTTTCAGAAACTGTGGAAGTGCTTTCACTCGGTGCAGATGGAGAAGATGGAACAGAAGAGGATGATGGAGCAACAGGCAGTGTAGAAGGTATAGATGGAATAGATGGTGCTGATGGTGAAGATGCAGGTGGAATAGGTGCTTGTGTAACAGACTTAGATTGTTCAACTGGAAAGTATGAAGGTACGGTCACTTCAATATTTTGACCAACAGAGGATGAGTTAGAAGGCGGTTTAACGGAAGCAACTGAGGAAGATTGTGGTAAATTTGAACTTAAATATGAAGGTTGTTCAGCAGATGAAACAGACTCTGTAGAGATTGCCTTTGAAGAAATATACTTGGAAATCATATCAGGAGTCCATAATCGAGCGGATGCCGGTGATAATGTCTCCTCTGGAAGAATTCTAGTGTTTTCCTCTTCTTGTTCTTCAGATGATCCGTCAGTTTCTATGGAAGCAGTTGTTGGGTAATTAGATGAAGCTCTTGAACCAGCAACAACAATTATTGAACTAGTTCCAGGTGGAGTTGGAGAAGAACTTCCAGTTTGGAGTGAACTTggataaattgtttttggagCCAAAGGAGGAGTTATTCCTGGTCGATGAGTAGTTGGTGTTGGACGAGTTTGTTGTGATTGATGACCTGTGGTTGATGGAGCAATATTAGAAGGAACGGTAACCGTGGGTGGGGCAACCGGTGGAGCCAAGGTCTTTGAAGAAATGGCCCACGGTGGAATTGCAGAAGGATGCGACGTTAATCcaagttttgtttttggttttagaGGAGAGGGAGGTGTTCCTATTGTTGGAATTGTTGCCGAGTTAGTTTCAGCGTCAATGTGTTCAGTTACAGTTGTACTCTCAGGAGATGCCGACGGAGTTACTTCAACTCTCGGAATTGTCGAttctttttccgtttttgatAGATCCCCAATATTAGATGAAATCGTCGgttgatttatttttgtttcaggaacTTTTGGAGCAAAACTTGAAACTGTAGTCGGTTTGATTTCAGTTTGTTTTGTTATTAAAGTGGGGAAAGCCGTAGACTTTGAGAACTTCGAAGACGACGATTGGGATGTGTACATTGCCATGATCCAATCAGGGATTGTAGCTGGTTTCCCAGATGATATAATTGAAGTGATTAAAGATTGACGGCTATTCTCTGATGTTGGCAAAACGGGTGAACTAGTTACTGCAGTTGTCGGGACAGTTAAGTCAACATCATAGTCTTCCATTGATGGATCCATAGGAGTACTACTATCAGTAGTGGTAGGAATTTGGAGACCGGAACCAAAAGAACCAGATGAACCAGATGATGAATCCACAAATTCTGATGGTGGAATAGCATTCATGAATCCACTTTCggattttggaagttttgcaGATGCCGAAAGAGAACTCGCAGGAGGAGAAGCGGTACTTAATGTTTCATGTGGTCTTGGGAACAATGCGTAGGGTGGTACTATACCCTGTGGTCCGGGCGTCGGACGAGACTTTGcagtcaaaatttgtgaagtgGGAGCGCTTGGCTGGGATGATGTTATCTCTTCCATTGTAGAAACTGATGAGACTATCGGAGAAGAAGACTCTTCAGATATCTCCACAACATTTGAGGATGCCTGAGTTGGTTCTTGTGTTTGAAGGTCTGAGCCAGAAGAACTAACAGAAGAAGACGACGGAGTTGTTTTCATTGATTCTATTTTTGATGATGATACTTTTACGGGTgccgaagaagaagaagaagtcggCAAAGAAGAACCGGTGCTTAGAGAATTAGATGATTGATGTGTTCTTGGGAATAATGCGTAAGGTGGTACAGCACCAGGGGGTCCAGGAGTTGGTTGAGATTGAGAAATGGATGCAGTTGTCCCGGATGGTGTTACCTCTTCCATAGTGGAAACTGCTGGGGCAGCAGGAGATGAATTTTCGAATGCATCAACAACAACATTCGGAGTAGTAGTAGCAGCTGAGATAGACGGCGGAGTTGCTTTAAATTCATTCTTGGAGTGAGATAGTTTTTCTGGCAATGAAGGTGCAGACGCAGAATGAACATCAGTACTTGCGAAGGTCGacgatttttgtgtttttggaAACGATGTGTAAGGTAGAGCAGCACCAGTTCCGCCAGGAATCGAAACTGGTTTTCCGATTGGTTCTTCAACCGATATAACCTCGCCAGAGTTTTCCATAGCTCCAGTTTGTGGAGATTTCgtatttaaatgtatttttgaaccAGTTGATACTGGAAGCCGGTTCGAATTAGAAATCTTTGACGAAACCGGGTGATTTTTAGAGGAGTTCGCTGTTGATCGTGTCGGTTCCATCGATGGAATTGATGACGGTGTACCGAAAATAGGTACTGTACTCTCGATTGGAATTGATTGACTTGGAGGAGAAGGAGagttatttgaaacatttggtACTGAAGGTGCACTAGTAGATTGCCGGCTTGCAGGAAGATTGGAAATAATAGGCAATTCCGAAGGAGTAAGCAAAGTTTTTGATGGTCGAGATGATGGTAATGCAACATTGGGTGGTGATCTTGTTGTACGGAGTTCTTGTTGAATACCATCGGAATCCACAGATAGTGTAGGAAATGTTGGTGGTATGGTAGTTGGCTTCTTATCTGGGGAACTTGTGGGAGCTGTCGCATACGGTGGAATAATTGAAGGAGAGCTTCCTCTAGTTGGGTGCCGTGTACTTCCAGTTATACTTTCTTGTCGTGGTGGAGGAATTGGTCCTTTTGAACCAGGAAgcttttcttgtttctttcCATCATGACCAAAATGCGAAGATGCAGGTGTTATACTGGTTTCACTTAAGTTGCTAAACTCAGATGGTTGATTATGTGCATTTCCATCCATTTCATTATTAGACAAGTTATCAGATGGATTAACAGACGATGGCATACGGCCAGTGATGGTGCTTTTTGGAACTGAAGATGGCAAGTTAGAAGCAAagcaacaaaatattttttaaaaaatctgcaaaaatatcaaagcAATGCGGGTTTAGTTTTCATACCTGTGGTGggtgtttttgttttggaaatattttcaatagaatTCTCTTCCGAAATTGAACTAATCTCAGGACGACGTTCCGATGGATTGACTTCTTCTTGATCTACTTCTCCACCTTTATCTTCTCCTGCGCCGCTATTATATGGAGATTTTGGTGGTGGAAGTGCAATCATAACTGGAACATCAGGACCAGGCGGAGGGCCTTCTGGTATAGCATTAGGCGATGAAGGAGAAGGTGGTGCAGTTTGGATAGGTCCAGACGATGAAGGTTGTGATGGTGATGGTTCTGGATTTACTGCAGGGATTGATGGTTCTGGTTGTGCTGGAGATTCTCCAGATGGCATCGATGGCTTCGCAGGTTCGGATGGAGTTGGACCGTAAACAGGTGAAGATGGAGAAGGTTGTGGTGCGGGTGCTGGTGCCATTTCATGCGATGTTTCAGGAACCTGATTATCTGTTTGGTCAGGcgttttttcaacatttccagGCGCCACCTCTATCATTTCTGGAACTCTGGGAGCCGCAGGAGAAGAGCCATACGATGTCTTCACAGCATTTGGAGATGGCTGAGCTGGCCCTTCTGGGATTTTGGGGGCAGAAGGTGTCGGTTGAGCTGGTTGAGTCTGCTTTGGTTGTGATGGTTGTGATGAAGTTGGAATGACAGAAGGTGCTGGTGCTACAGGAGGAACTGCAGGTCGTGATGGTTCAGGTGCTGGTCCATATGTCGCCGGTGACTTAGCAGGAGCTGACAGTGTGATCGTAACCGGTACATTAGAAGCAGGAGATGGAGAAGGAACAGAAACAGAAGCAGGCAAAGCAACTCGAGGAATAGTAACAGATACAGAAGACGGAGAAGCTGGAGAAGGTGCAGACGGTGTTTCCGTCTCGTGAATTTGAACGAAAGTGGATTCACTTGGATCACCTGGAGCCACAGGTAATGTTCTTGGAGGTTGATATGGCCCAGCAACAGATGGAAGTGGCTCAATTGGTGGAAGATTTTCTTCTTTCGGTGGTACTGCAACAGTTCCTGGTGCACATGGAAGACAACTGAGTTTTGTATTTCGCGATTCTGCAGCAGCGTTATCAACGGTCAATGGATTTGCATACGAAGTTGATCTTTTTGAGTTGATACCTGAAAGAAATGATTCACGTGCACCACGCCCCACCTTTTGAACCTAGTTCCCGCTGGAAAACTTATCAAAATAATAGATCAATGGAGCAAAAACCCAGACTTCAAAGAAAATGGAACCTCACCCAAATGAACTAATTTGGAACTTACCATTTGGCAAAGTACTTTTTTTGACGGGCTTCGAATCTTCGAAAGCATCATCATCAGGTTcttctgtaaaaataaattgattgaaaaatagcgGAAAAATGAttctgtttttgaatttatcgTATTCAAATGCTAATCTCTACTAAAAACTAATACTAATACTAAATTGATCTCAACAAGAAATAAgtgatttaaaaatacactttACAAAACTTTATATCCGACGAACAAGTACACTTAATTCTCTAATTTTGTGTCACTAtggttatttgaaattattgttaaTGTTATAAGAATAATGAGTATAACGGCAAAACGTGCTGTCGGTTATTTGGTTGATTTATTAAAAGTTTGTAAACTTTGTTATTTACCAAAAACGGATGTTACagtgttttcgaaaaacggcGGAGCAACTGGCGTTTCCGCAGTATACGATGAGACCtcctttttcacaattttatcgTCAATATCCGTTGCATCATTGCCATCTGTCGGATCATCAGAAAGTTCTGGTGTAGTTGGAGGATTCGTACTAACTGTCGTTGTTTCTTCTGTAGTGAATTCTTCCGTTGTTGAAGGTTCCGTTGTTGACGGTTCAGTGGTTGTTTCTTCCGTAGTTGTGGCAGAAGTGGTAGTTTCGGAAGTAGTAGTTGTTATCTCTTCCGTAGTTGTCACTAATACAATTTCAGCTGTTGATGTTGAATCACCATCCGAATGACCAGAATGTCTTCCAGATCTATCCAATGGCGCTTCTCCATCAAAATCTCCACTCAAAGGCGAAAATTCTGTCATTTCTGGTGGCATAAAACCAGGTGGTTTCATTTCAGGTATATGCCTTCTTGATGGTGGTGGAGGATACCTTGAATGCGATCTTGGAGAAGGATTCGGACGTCTGGGAGGTGGAGGAGGTTGAAATTGGGACCGAGAAGGAGATCCGACATTATCATTGATTAGTGTTCTCGGCATTGCGGACAGACCTGGTTAGGAGTTAAAGTTAGACAACATTATTACATGAAGTTTCTAATAATATTAATACCATCATATCCATCTGGGAAGACACCGTCTTGATTTGATTGTACCGATTGCCATGCTTCTAGATTATTGCCTGAAGTTAAAGTTAATTCTGTAACTGACATGCAAAAGAGATAGGCAGAAGAAAACTTCAAGCAATAAATTATGTATCAGTTAATTTAATAACATACCTTCATTTCCACCCTCATAACCGCTCGGCTCAAGACTTCTtatctggaaaacaaaatgataatcaagaaaattttaaaaagttaatcgAAAATTCTACAATAATTTTCGTTTCGTTGTGTTACACTTACATGTTTTACAACTCTTTTAGTACCATCACGGTTTTCGGAAGATGTAAGAAGTTCTTCTGAGTTCACTTTCATTTCAATTGAAGCTTCAGCGACTGGTTCTGAAACTTATTCGTCACAATTGCagtaatatattttaaatagtATAAACTTTTAGAATTAGCCAAACTTATTGTAATTACATAAAACAAAGATCATAGTTTTGGTCGATGTTAGAAATTGTCGaattaataattaatattAATAACCAACTTATTTCCATAAACTTACcatttgaggttttcaaatcGTTAGAGCCCAACCAAATATTAGGAGAAGTTGGAGGCTTTGCTGTAATGACCATAGGAGGATCTCCGAACGACTTCGAGATGAAACGAGCACGGTTAACAGAAGATGCACCCATCACGAATACTAAGTTAATTGTGTTAGAGTATTATTCAACCAAAAAGATGATAAgatattaaaatatattagaaCCTTGTGTTTtccaattgaacattttcaattaaactcacctaaatccgaaaaatctCTTCTTCCAACTTTTCTATCAGGAGGTGGCGAGTCATTCAACCATGCTGATCGTTTAGGTTTCCACACTCCGTGCGCCTGAAAAATAATGCTATGAAGAAGAATAAATATTAGGGAAAATTTACTGTGTTTGAAGAATACTCTGCCGGAGCCActcgaaatctgaaaatgtgaaagttAATTCAATAGAGGTATGGTTTTATTGCTGGCAAATGGTctataactttttgaacagactctttaaacaaatatttaatttgtgAGATGCTGTGAAAGTCATTTATGTTGTGAaagtcattttaaaatttacctaCATAGGATTTACTTTTGATACTTGTGTGTTATAGAAAATTAGACTCTCCGAAtatagatttttctatttcttaaTTATTCAAGAAGGATTTAAATGATAATGTAAGCTAATCTTATTTAAGCAATTTTGAAAGACTATGGTTTTTCTGCAGctttcacgaaaaatttgcATGCGACCTACAGCTTATCAGAACTTGAAAAGTGGcaaccatttcaaaaaactgttatCTCAATGTTCCatttatctttaaaatgaTATGTTTTACTATtagtaattttgaattaatcaCTTTCATTTTTGGTAAAGCTGTATCTATATCActacttttgaaattctctCAATATCCTAATTCCCAGCTCTACTAAATCCGTCTCATCGCCGCTTTTTACTATCGTTTTCATCTAGAATCTACTAATTATTAGGagaaatctcttttttttggaaatcgattTTACTAATTCATACTTAGACCGTTTATTTCAAACTGCTATCCATAGTTTTTTCGAGATACAACACATGTTTCATTCCATTTAAAGGCGACTTTGTCCGTTTTGCGGACGGCTTTCAGTAGTAAAAAGGTCATTATTAGTATTCAATTCGTGATTGTTTATGGCGCGACGCCGACGTGCTTCTCTTTTCTATGATTGGTGGGAATATGGCAGAAGAGACATTGACTTAAAAGCGTGTTtctgtatttttgtttttcatatcCAATTCTTCCTGTTCCGTCAAATGAATTAGCACtatataaatttgttttcagtcaAATGTTTCTTAATGTGAgaggaaaaggaaaataagATCAAATGTAGCCGAATAGGAAATTGGCCGGAAGTtattccttcaaaatttttcaaaaagtttgaccACTGAGCGGATCGAACGCCCAACCTTTCGATCTGGAGTCGAACGCGCTACCATTGCGCCAAGCAGTCACGTTTTTTCTCTGAGTTTATTAGCTCTTACATCACTCTCTAACAGGCGGGAAAATCAAGATAAGAGTTTGCGGTCACTTTGATAGTGAGAAAGGATGGGAGAGAAATGGTCAGCGGTCTTACTAGGGAATGGTGTTACCCCTGCAATCGCTAGGAGGACAAAACaaagtgaaaatggaagatcagatctatggctacaagaatcagtttttggaatctgCTTAACTCGGTcccaaagctgaaattttcggtcTTAAAAAGTAGtcctttttttgctcaaaatgccgTTTTTCGTGTGTAGAAGTGGCTACATAAAAGTTTGGCACTGCAGCCGCCGTTCGAATGGCCGATTGGTGAACTCTTGTGCTCATTAATCTAAAGGTCACGGGTTCGTTCCCCActaggtattaatttttttttgaatttttcctctagcatgaaatatgcacaaaaacacggtttcttccgttttttggtaacttcggaataaattttttggttcctgggaatcataaaagtaatttggaaactttttggaagttttctttttttgataaattttcacttttctcccacctgtatgcacatttttttcttcaaaaataatttttcaaaattttttcaaaaagtgtttggtTTGAAAGAGCAGCATTAGTTTGGatatttctacgattttggaggatcaaatgtcatttttagGAGAAAACCACTGTTGTTTTCTCTAGACTTTTTCACGAAAAGGACCTACTTTCAAAGACTTCCAGCTCCGTTGAcgagtaaaataaaaaaaagttgtcaactgcaaagttattttaaaagtaccAATAAACAAATTGTCAGTTGAAGTTACTCTGCTAAATTTTATGGGTAGAGAGATATGGACATTAGTAATTAAGTAAGTTAAAGCTTCACTTCGATTAGCTATATCTCTCTACCCATAAAATTTAGCAGAGTAACTTCAACTGACAATTTGTTTATTggtacttttaaaataactttgcagttgacaacttttttttattttactcgTCAACGGAGCTGGAAGTCTTTGAAACTAGGTCCTTTTCGTGAAAAAGTCTAGAGAAAACAACAGTGGTTTTCTCctaaaaaatgacatttgatcctccaaaatcgtagaaatatCCAAACTAATGCTGCTCTTTCAAaccaaacactttttgaaaaaattttgaaaaattatttttgaagaaaaaaatgtgcatacaTCAGGtgggagaaaagtgaaaatttatcaaaaaaagaaaacttccaaaaagtttccaaattacttttatgattcccaggaaccaaaaaatttattccgaagttaccaaaaaacggaagaacccgtgtttttgtgcatatttcatgctagaggaaaaattcaaaaaaaaattaatacctagTGGGGAACGAACCCGTGACCTTTAGATTAATGAGCACAAGAGTTCACCAATCGGCCATTCGAACGGCGGCTGCAGTGCCAAACTTTTATGTAGCCACTTCTACACACGAAAAAcggcattttgagcaaaaaaaggaCTACTTTTTAAgaccgaaaatttcagctttgggACCGAGTTAAGcagattccaaaaactgatctgatcttccattttcactttGTTTTGTCCTCCTAGCGATTGCAGGGGTAACACCATTCCCTAGTTAGTTACCTAGAGTatcttactttttttttttgagattttgattaatttcacAAAGTTATACTACAATATTTCCCAATCCATGGAACAAATAACATAACTGCTAATCGGAGAAGAGACAAAGTGAGAGTTGTTTTGGCTAATTACCAGTtttcgaagaagaagaaaccgCTATATCCGATCAGAAGTCGTCATTGCTATCGTATTCGGATCGGCGCCAAAATATTCGCGCGCTCATGCCATGTCAAGTGAAGTCATTTAGTGGTTCACATAAAACTATTTGTTTCTTGTTTCTCACACAAATTGGACGACACGCGTGCCATATTTAACGGTCAACTGCAGGATTTAATTATGAGGGCTTTTGTAGAAAGTGTTAGAAAAGTGCAGTGAGAAGAAAATGTGTTgcgttttccaaaattttcctaaaGATGTTGTAACGCAGTGAATACTAAATTGTTGCCGGAAATGGTTCAAGCAGAGAtaccaaaaaaatcttaaattatAGTTGAGCTTGACATAAAATCTCTTGAAATTACACGCCGAAAAGCTAGAAATTCTCAGAGTTAAAAACCATTGGCCTGCCTAAACATTAGGATTAATTCCTGTTAAATTAGGTCgaaaaattatgtgaaatAAATATACGTTTCAACAGATCTCTTGAAAATAAAGCAAAACTAAATTGAGACCGGAAACAAAATGAAGATTTGTGATTCTAGGGATCCAAATTAAATCTTTTGTAGAGTGAAATACTCAGGTGTTGGAAAGACGAGAAAAACGATGGAAATGCATAAAATTAGAGATGAAATGATTGAATGAAGTCGGCATAATAAAAAAGTAAGTAGATAGTTATTGCGTAAGAAAGGAAACGTACTCGGAATTATGTTGCTGCTGTTGAAAGTACTGACGGGCCGCCGTGACACTGGCGATCGTCAGTGTTAGAAGCACGAGACGACGCATTTTGAATTCAGATGCTCATAAACTATGACACCTTCTTCTTACTTTGAATTAGCCTTATATGATGACTTGTGATTCTTCGAGGGGGGCAAATCTAGGAGGTGACGCTTCAAAAGAGGGGGGAGGCGATAGACAATGACCGTTGGAGGAGTGAGGGCGTGGACTGTCTCTACTGCTGTTCatgtagaagaagaagaaacagaGGAAGATGAAAGccaaggaagaagaagaagaagctgaggATGCTACTAGTTTGCTGATCTGATGCGCCGATATTGTAATGAACGGGGGATATAGAGAAATACAGAAAGATTGAAAAGAGTAAGCCTTTTTTGGAAGCGAGGAACGATGAATggttttttaagtgaaaaacttttgacaggaaaaagaagaaaagaaagataAATGTTTATGGAACAACAACATGgtaatcaaaaaatctaattctTCAGCTTTCTTGGCGAAATCTAATTGACAAGGTGCAGACATTGGTGAAacaaatgccaaaaattcatatgaataattaaaaaaaaacaactattaTTTCAATCAAACGTTCGGTGAAATAATCAGaggttttgaaaactaaatataaataaattcttCTAGAGGAAATATAAATTCTGTGCCTGATTCTGAATAGTCTTTACAAACTTTGGTTATTTACttcttttatcatttttttatgaatgtaaaaaattatttgccaattttttccaaattgtgaAATCACTTTCACATTTCTCAGCCCCACCCTCAAGGGACTCCgtggtaggcaggcgtaggcaGGCGGTTTCAGAGTGTGTCGCGTGCCTGAAAACTCTCGGCCTAGTGACAGGCTCTTGCCTATTTTCAGCGTTTTGATTTACACATTCCTTATTTTCTCATACCAGTCAATCttatgaaaatcaaatcaagaaatttttaaaaaaagttagcaCGTTTTAGCAGATGGCGAGAGGGCAGCGGAGGTCGCCTCACGGTCAGGCAGGCAGACGTTTCAGCGACTACATGGATGCCCTAGAATTCTGTAATACTAGTGCACACTTTTCAGAAGCCCCCTATAATGATAGAACACGTTTTCTGAAACGTAATTTAGCTTTCTTTCGATGACaaagtgtttttgtttttgtatttttaaactttctccCAATAAACCACAAATCTGATACGGATGATCGTTTTCTGAACGTCAGGATGAATACTATCCTGTTAGTGACGCCTTTGTCACTTTCTTATGTGGCATCACTTTGTCCATTTAATGTCACACTGTTTGTCCACATGGAACTACTATACATTGCTTCTTCCAAgcgtgaaaaattgagatccATGTATGAATATATACATCTTCTCTCGggatttgtttcttttttcagaaaatcgaagtAAAAGAAAGTTGTTTGATTCTTTAGCATTCAATTACTTCCCCGGCAACCAAATACAAACAATCATTCTTCCACCTTTCATCCTTCTCATTCTTCCTCCCTTTTTGCCTAATTCTCCTTCCATATTAAATCAGGATTGTGTCATCTGCCAGAGACAGTCATCTACGTTCATAAGAAGGAGGATATTGCCTAATAGAACTTGTAAAGTGTATCAATTGCTGTCAACTGGTTTCTTCATATTATCAATGGTTTATTAGTGTTTCGTATTAAGCTGATGGTCAGCTTCTTCGAGTTACTTTGTTCCTTCGATCAATCAGTGAATCGGATTGATGGATAGACAAGTTGATCAACCATGATGAAAACATTATATTTCACTTTCatgcaaaacttttaaattgattttttgaaaattattgaagttttttcaaaaccaaaaaatttttggagtcgGTTAAAATTACCCttcttgaaacagtttttaaatttagtcccgcattttgaaaatcaagtaGAATTTATCGTTTTTCTATTACTATTCAGAATAATTATCCTAACATAGTGAAATGTGAgatctcaaaaagtttcaattccacatttagtaattttttcttgaaattagggaaaaatagaaagaacatgttttttgaattaacgATACAGTGGAATTGAAACATCATATATTTTTCGAGTCTAAAAACTAttcttgaaacagtttttttctattgaacGGTATTTGACTTCCGTCCAAAATTGACAACAATAATTTgctgtgaaattttttgatcagaAGCGTTTTGCTGTGAcctataattatttttacagcAATTTTTTCCCCCAAAGATTGATTTTATCTCTAAATGTGACATTAAGTTTTacaactgaaaatcaaaaccGGGACCACTTTCCACAGATATGAGATTTTCCTCTCAGAACAGCAAATCTTCGATGCATTTTGTGTTTGTTGGTTGGGTCAACGATAAGATCCCATATAACAGTCCGATGAAAGTGTATTTCATTCACCACACTACTTTCACTGCTACTccttttttaccaaaaacaattttatttgtaaaGCAAGATAAGTAATTAAAAACCCGATTTTCAGCGAAACAGTTGCATTTCTTGCCTAACGGTATCGTGTTCAAACATCATAAGTTTCTCGGAACCGGTGAATGTCGTAGATTTCCTTTGTGGAGAGAGAAGCTCGAGCCATTATTAGGGATTGAAGGCCGTAATTTCTGATCTGAAAGATAAATGAATCATTACTAACCAGTAAATAATGTGTGTGTGGTTTAGCAAACAAAACGTGTTTCAATGTTAGCAAAAATATCTATTAATTCTAATAAGTGAATCTGTTACTATTTACCACTCGGTCTAtaacttcaaattaaaaacagaTGATTAGCTTTTGTTTCTGAACtaacaaataataaaaaccatATTAAGCAACAAAGAGCACACATTAGTGCTAGTGGAAGTGATAAGGGAATCACAAGCGTTTAGATCAACCATCTATTCAAACCTTTTTTCAGCCAAGTCTTTCAGTAGACTTTGTCCATAGTTGTGTCATTTCATGCTGAATTGAGAAAACTCcaattatcattattttcacaattaaacCAGCATTGTTGTacataactttaaatttaaaaaaagcataCCTCAAGTTTTGGAGTTGGCTCATTCTTGGGCCAAAGTCTTTCCGATTCCAACTGATTATCATGAAGTTTCTTTCTTTGATGAGTATCGCAAAGAACTCCTGGACAACATGTGCAACATCTCGTTA includes:
- the daf-42 gene encoding Mucin-5AC (Partially confirmed by transcript evidence); translated protein: MRRLVLLTLTIASVTAARQYFQQQQHNSEFRVAPAEYSSNTAHGVWKPKRSAWLNDSPPPDRKVGRRDFSDLVFVMGASSVNRARFISKSFGDPPMVITAKPPTSPNIWLGSNDLKTSNEPVAEASIEMKVNSEELLTSSENRDGTKRVVKHIRSLEPSGYEGGNEGNNLEAWQSVQSNQDGVFPDGYDGLSAMPRTLINDNVGSPSRSQFQPPPPPRRPNPSPRSHSRYPPPPSRRHIPEMKPPGFMPPEMTEFSPLSGDFDGEAPLDRSGRHSGHSDGDSTSTAEIVLVTTTEEITTTTSETTTSATTTEETTTEPSTTEPSTTEEFTTEETTTVSTNPPTTPELSDDPTDGNDATDIDDKIVKKEVSSYTAETPVAPPFFENTVTSVFEEPDDDAFEDSKPVKKSTLPNGINSKRSTSYANPLTVDNAAAESRNTKLSCLPCAPGTVAVPPKEENLPPIEPLPSVAGPYQPPRTLPVAPGDPSESTFVQIHETETPSAPSPASPSSVSVTIPRVALPASVSVPSPSPASNVPVTITLSAPAKSPATYGPAPEPSRPAVPPVAPAPSVIPTSSQPSQPKQTQPAQPTPSAPKIPEGPAQPSPNAVKTSYGSSPAAPRVPEMIEVAPGNVEKTPDQTDNQVPETSHEMAPAPAPQPSPSSPVYGPTPSEPAKPSMPSGESPAQPEPSIPAVNPEPSPSQPSSSGPIQTAPPSPSSPNAIPEGPPPGPDVPVMIALPPPKSPYNSGAGEDKGGEVDQEEVNPSERRPEISSISEENSIENISKTKTPTTDEHEAEEGPYEPLSPPQPAEPNHVEEYQNTVDTIIEKSATPAPAPVTQPAVQPAPGPVEHRYEIPAPGPAPGPALEPAPAPTSAPQIVEPLPPVQPLPQPQPTEPEEPLPIATPAPQPTEHTYGAQGPNIVPVVTAAPYVPQETQAPIAPSNPEPVQPNPSQTVSIPEPTGNIEEAEHVDAKPSYPGQSSYNNLEEDHEEGHIAELPALEPVSVPTAAPSLPGESNYSNLEEDHDDKHHLVEGPSVPSTPTQTSSGSSYSILEEDNQETNNSGGPSYSTVDISAEIDVGKGGEQQSSETKTETKSETLTSGKDNEYEEQDYETETQPTEDESEDHVESISSFDKEQVPQVVVPTKPAGGYRDGGMVENTAPQPTTYQRPHPIKVQVRPATKPYRPRPSPAPRIQPRPYNPQPVVVQRPQFRPQPQPRPQPQPQPQPQPQPQPQQPYIQRPALTLPFQQPQYPPPIPFQPRPAPFIPFQPMVQRPSPAGCCGGQLFSQQGGLCMPISFNPCQQQQQQNNCGGGCGGGCSGGGNSCGGGCNSGGSCGGGGGGCSSSCCQPQTSACCNQMVSTCCQPQQMACCNQQNQSCCPQQAQQSCCCPTQQPICRHKRSLGYAMGICQRRRA